CTTTCATGTGTTTAACACCCCCAGTTAATACTGATATACAGAGTTTAAAACCACTGAGGAGAAAAAGCAGTAAGAAGCTGTGCTGTAGAAAAGTAGGACATAACCCAACATCAGAAGATCTGTTATGAACTTTAGGGAAGGTCTTAAACTTCCTTAAGTCTTAGGGTGATCATGCATAAAGTGAGGACTGATGTTGTCTGGGcattaattctcataataaatgGGATGACCCTTAGAAAATCACTTATAGTAAGGGCACTTACTCACATGACCCAACAGTGAATGCTACCTAAATCAAGTCCCCTATTTAAGTTTTAGGGATTCCAATATAGGACAAATGATAGTCTATATGTATTGGACATTAATTACCCCAGACCCCCAAACCAAGTATCTTACTAATATTCCAATGTGGGCGAACACAAAGAAATTAGTCTACTCAAAACCTTAACTTGTTCAATCCAAATTGGACTGGTGCTTCTTATAGATTTGAGGGTTAAACAGGAAAGGATTTGAGAACATGAACAGCAGCTCCTGTCTCAAGATaagaatttagaaaacattcCCGGGACCTGAAATAAGTAGCAGAACAGTCAGGTTTCCTTATCTTCCAGCTCAGAAGCCAGAAGTGTCAGTGATGGGATAAGGTCGTAGGAGAAGAATCAAAAGTAGCTCAAGTATTTTTAAGATTCTTCTTCCAGGAGGACAAAGGGACAAACTCATCAGAACAAGCTTTAAGATTTTGTTGACACCACCGTTCCCACCCTGGCTCCAGTGTATGCTCAAAGGAGAGGCATACAGCATTTTATTTAAGGTCTGGGGCTCTGAAAGGGAGCTGGGCTGCTTAATAGTCACATTGACTAAGAAAACTGTGCTTTTATTctgcagttttctcatctctgaatAATCATAAGAGATCCCCCTCCATTGTGTTATGGGCATCATTTTGACACAAGTAGGTGTTAtagtacaatgcctggcatacaCACCTTCAACAGGCAGTGCCTGAGATAGAAAATCTACCTCTAAGTAGATGAGTTGAGCACCCAGGGAATCCTCCGTGACACCTAAAGGAAAATGTTCTCACAGACTGGAGCTGATCTAGAATGTCTGGTCAATCATAACCACTGATAACACAACCACAGACCCCCAGTTTTTCATGGAAGAACGTGGGAAGAGCCTGTGAAGATGAGAGAAACTTGGGGAAGGGACGGTTTTGCGTTACTCACTCCAGAGTTTCCAAGGCAGAAGTCAATTTCAGCTCAAGGATGGGACCGCTGACAGAGAGCCTCAGCTTACGTAACTTTTGACAGTGCTTTAGGCAAAAGGAAGAAACCTGGAGGTGCTGATACCCATGGATGTCGAGATCAGCTTCAAGGAGGTGATTCAAAATCTGTCTTATAAAGTTTTCATCCTGAGTCTCACATAAGCACTGGAAGAAATGCAGGAATCCGAAGTGCACTGAGAGAGCGTCATACTTCTCCAACCCTTCTGCCCAATCCAATAATTCGTCCATTACCCTGGGAGACATTTCACAGTGTAAGGTACCTTCTAGCTCTCTTGCTAGGTCTGTATTTAAAAGACCGAAGAAAAAAAGAGCCATCTGATGCCAATAGAAGTTTGTGTTAGCAAAGGCGTCATTCAGGAACACCCTCATCTCTTGATGCTTTGGGGGACCACCAAGGGATCCTCTTGTTCCCCAGAGCACATAAAACATGGCCCCCAAAAATGCCTGGAAACCTTGGTGAGCGAAAGAAATGCACTCTTCACAGTCACTGACCTTTCGAAGAATATTCAACCTCAAGAGAGAATCAATAAAAGAGGCTTCCAGATGcccatgttccatgacctcttttGCAAACGTGACGTTGGAGAACCACATCCCCTCTGCAGCCAGAGAGCACAAGGCTCTCCACTGTTCTGGCAAGCTCTGATCTGACAAGCTCACCTCTGCCGTGGCAAACAAGCTGCAGAAGAAATAGGCATAGATGCTGCTGGTGGTCTGTGTGGCCAGCCGGAAAGAAGCATTACTTGTCGCCCGCCGCATCTGCCACTTCAGGCTGGAACACACAGTCCAGCACACCAGGGGGGCACAGCAGGAATCAAAAAGAGTTTCCCTTTTTCTTAACCAATTCAAGACTTTATTAGCTTTGTCTAGGTCACCAAAGAACTTGATGAAATACTCCTCCCGGTCTCCCTCTGTGAACCCTGAGACGCCAACAAAGCATGGATTCACTAACAAATTTTTAAGATCTTGATTACCATAGTCTCTGGTCGTTATCAGTAAGGTAGCTGCGGGAATCAACTCCTTCTTCAACAAGTGGAGTAGGATTCTGGCCACTGGGAGCTGCTGGTACCAGTCTGTACAGGGCGGGCTTTCGTACAAGTTGGAAGACAGAGTCATCTCTTCAAAGCCATCGATGACAAACAGGAGCCTCTCGGGATGACTCCTGAACTCTTCGATGGGGACCTGAGAGTCAGGCCAGTCCCAGGAAAGCAGGTCAGCAAAGGTGGTGTTCACAATCTCTCCCACTTGATGGCAGCTGATgtagaaaacataggagaacTGGTGCTGAAAGAGTATGCCCTCTGCCCAGTGTAGCATGACCTTCATTGCCAGGGTGGTCTTCCCAACACCCGCCAGGCCCTCCAGTACTATTGTTGGTGGCTGGGCTCCAGGCCTGCTCAGATGCAGAAGTCTCCTCAGCTCTCTGTGCTCCTGCTCCACCATGTTGTGGAGATATATATGGTCATCAGGCCAAGGAGTGTTGTCCCACAGGACCAGTATTTTCATCCTCATCTTCTCTCTGTATCTTCTTCTGTGAGCTAAAACAGAAGGGAGGCAAAAGAGGCGGCCAAAGGCACATGAAAGGCTACTCCACATTGTTAATtatcagagaagtgcaaatcaaaactacaatgaggtatcacctcacgccagaatggccatcatcaaaaaatctatagggcttccctggtggcgcagtggttgagagtctgcctgccgatgcaggggacacaggttcgtgccccggtcagggaggatcccacatgccgtggagcggctgggcccatgagccatggccgctgagcctgcgcgtccggagcctgtgctctgcaacgggagaggccacaacagtgagaggcccacgtaccgcaaaaaaaaaaaaaaaaagctataaatctataaaatctataaataataaatgctggagagggtgtggagaaaagggaaccttcctacactgttggtgggagtgtcaattggtgcagccactatggagaacagtatggaggttcctta
This genomic window from Mesoplodon densirostris isolate mMesDen1 chromosome 19, mMesDen1 primary haplotype, whole genome shotgun sequence contains:
- the NLRP13 gene encoding NACHT, LRR and PYD domains-containing protein 13, whose protein sequence is MMLISSGHEIICLVPDFSGKASVFMMERLHSWKPCVLGQMASSSSLFVADGSSDKLLSYLTGLDRYQLEDFKLHLQSPQLLPENVQKVSWADLKAISPTNLLCLLKGHLSVRQIWDVAVRIFERMKLTSLCEQMRAEMNEMAQVWGPQDPNQEEPEMLEEETAHRRRYREKMRMKILVLWDNTPWPDDHIYLHNMVEQEHRELRRLLHLSRPGAQPPTIVLEGLAGVGKTTLAMKVMLHWAEGILFQHQFSYVFYISCHQVGEIVNTTFADLLSWDWPDSQVPIEEFRSHPERLLFVIDGFEEMTLSSNLYESPPCTDWYQQLPVARILLHLLKKELIPAATLLITTRDYGNQDLKNLLVNPCFVGVSGFTEGDREEYFIKFFGDLDKANKVLNWLRKRETLFDSCCAPLVCWTVCSSLKWQMRRATSNASFRLATQTTSSIYAYFFCSLFATAEVSLSDQSLPEQWRALCSLAAEGMWFSNVTFAKEVMEHGHLEASFIDSLLRLNILRKVSDCEECISFAHQGFQAFLGAMFYVLWGTRGSLGGPPKHQEMRVFLNDAFANTNFYWHQMALFFFGLLNTDLARELEGTLHCEMSPRVMDELLDWAEGLEKYDALSVHFGFLHFFQCLCETQDENFIRQILNHLLEADLDIHGYQHLQVSSFCLKHCQKLRKLRLSVSGPILELKLTSALETLETGVVDFRNDQWEDICSVFCNGNMRELDLSNSKLNTSSMKELCYKLRNPRCKLQKLTCKSVSPVKILKELVIVLHGNHKLTHLDLSSNNLGITVSKMIFRTLRHSAFNLKYLCLEKCNLLAAHCQDLALLLISTQGMTRLCLGINQLQDDDVRLLCASLTHPKCVLERLVLWSCQLGAASCRHLSDALLQNKSLTHLNLRKNNLGDEGVKFLCEALSRPDCNLQNLNLSDCSFTVEGCRELTHALKYNRNVKILDVGKNNVQDDGVRELCRILKRPSCALETLGLEKCNLTPDCCWPLSSVLGSSKSLANLNLLGNDLGPEGVNTLWTSLKKSTCKLRKLG